The following are from one region of the Salmo salar unplaced genomic scaffold, Ssal_v3.1, whole genome shotgun sequence genome:
- the LOC123735046 gene encoding NLR family CARD domain-containing protein 3-like: MNVSDTHPFYSSLVVDGSLQRAIVNHKDSLIRRYECVIEGIETAGNQTPLNRIYTELYITEGESEGVNNEHEVWQLETASRTPTSHDTAIHCNDIFKPLPGQERSIRTVLTKGIAGIGKTVSVQKFILDWAEGKANQDVEIIFVLPFRELNLIKDLQYSLLRLLNDFHTELDIGNAKKLTACKAMFIFDGLDESRLPLDFQHNEKVSDVTQTSSVDVLLTNLIKGNLLPSALLWITSRPAATNQIPPKCVDQVTEVRGFNDPQKEEYFRKRFSDEDLANRIISHIKTSRSLHIMCHMPVFCWISAIVLEQVLNTDKRREMPTTLTEMSIHFLLIQASLKNQKYHGRDEMDQEELMESDKEMLLKLGRLAFENLEKGNLMFYEEDLKEAGLDVKEASVYSGVCTQIFKEESVLFQRVVYCFVHLSIQEFLSAVYMYHCYTTRNMDALKPFLKRKSRCASEELTLHELLKSTVDKALESKNGHLDLFVRFLHGMSLESNQKLLRGLVTQTESSPESIQKTIRSLKVMQRKNMSPERCNNLFHCLIEMKDHSVQEVIQEYLRSENRSKNLTHGQCSALAYMLQISEEVLDVFNLKEYKTTQEGRRRLVPAVRGCRKAL, encoded by the coding sequence atGAATGTGTCTGATACACATCCTTTTTACTCCTCCCTTGTAGTGGATGGCAGCCTGCAGAGAGCTATAGTAAACCATAAAGACAGTCTGATAAGGAGGTATGAATGTGTGATAGAAGGCATCGAAACAGCAGGGAACCAAACTCCCCTCAACAGGatttacacagagctctacatcacagaaggagagagtgaaggggttaaCAATGAACATGAGGTGTGGCAGCTAGAGACAGCATCTAGAACACCAACCTCACATGACACAGCAATCCACTGCAATGACATCTTTAAACCCTTACCTGGCCAAGAGAGAagcatcagaactgtgctgaccaaGGGCATCGCTGGCatcggaaaaacagtctctgtgcagaagttcatcctAGACTGGGCTGAAGGGAAGGCAAACCAAGATGTGGAGATCATATTTGTGCTTCCTTTCCGGGAGCTGAACTTGATCAAAGATCTCCagtacagtcttctcaggcttttAAATGACTTCcacacagaactagacataggcaATGCAAAGAAACTCACTGCCTGTAAAGctatgttcatctttgatggtttgGATGAAAGCAGACTTCCATTAGATTTCCAGCACAATGAAAAGGTTTCTGATGTCACCCAGACATCATCTgttgatgttctgctgacaaacctcatcaaggggaatctgcttccctctgctctcctctggataacctcCCGACCAGCAGCAACCAATCAGATACCACCtaagtgtgttgaccaggtgacagaggtacgagggttcaatgacccacagaaggaggaatacttcaggaagagattcagtgatgaggacctggccaacagaatcatctcacacataaagacatcaaggagcctccacatcatgtgccacatgccagtgttctgttggatttctgcaatagTGCTTGAACAGGTGTTGAATacagacaagaggagagagatgcccacgactctgactgagatgtccaTACACTTCCTGCTCATTCAGGCCAGCCTGAAGAACCAGAAGTATCATGGAAGAGATGAGATGGATCAAGAGGAGCTCATGGAGTCAGATAAGGAAATGCTTCTGAAGCTGGGGAGGCTGGCGTTTGAAAATCTGGAGAAGGGTAATCTCatgttctatgaagaagacctgaaagaggctggcctTGATGTCAaagaagcctcagtgtactcaggagtGTGCACACAAATCTTTAAAGAAGAGTCTGTGTTATTTCAGAGAGtggtgtactgctttgttcatctgagcattcaggagtttctctcAGCTGTCTACATGTACCATTGTTACACAACCAGGAACATGGATGCACTGAAGCCCTTCCTCAAGAGAAAGTCTAGATGTGCGTCTGAAGAGCTAACCTTGCATGAGCTGCTGAAGAGTACCGTGGATAAAGCCTTGGAGAGTAAGAATGGACACCTGGACCTTTTTGTCCGCTTCCTTCATGGCatgtcactggagtccaatcagaaactCCTACGAGGTCTGGtgacacagacagaaagcagtCCGGAGAGCATCCAGAAAACAATCCGATCCCTTAAGGTGATGCAGAGGAAGAACATGTCCCCTGAGAGGTGCAACAATCTCTTCCACTGTCTGATAGAGATGAAAGACCATTCAGTACAGGAGGTAATCCAAGAGTACTTGAGGTCAGAGAACAGATCCAAAAACCTCACCCATGGTCAGTGTTCAGCGCTGGCCTACATGCTGCAgatatcagaggaggttctggatgTGTTTAACCTGAAGGAatacaagacaacacaggagggtCGTAGGAGACTGGTCCCAGCTGTGAGAGGCTGCAGGAAAGCTCTGTAA